One Luteimonas sp. MC1825 DNA segment encodes these proteins:
- a CDS encoding DNA polymerase Y family protein — translation MLWACIALPRLALDAVLRRTADLSQPLALVGGPAQLRSLHAVNAAAAAAGLKPGMRLTAAHALCSEVALVEHDASADARWQRFLAAWAYRHSSLVSTQWPGAIVLEARASFRLFGPWPRFEARLREELAGLGFSHRIALAPTPRAALAFAWLRDGFAVTSLPAMHEALAQVPVRRAALPGTAGARLHAMGVRTLGALRALPRDGLRRRFGVELLEHLDRLHGDADDPLECYAPPDHFDARIELGFEVESHQALLFPLRRMIADLATYLSARDGGVQRFTLRLEHERSHALPSHAADMERVQAPAHTDVAVGLLAAEREATLLFELTRNRLEQVALPAPVVAMRLLARELPPFVPAARDLFDTRPAQAVPWPQLRERLRARLGDEAVHRIAPSGDPRPERAWRRVAAAGDDAACLQPAPPRPARPAWLLPRPLPLRGRVRIVSGPERLESGWWDGDDARRDYYVLETAQGQRAWAFAAPGELGNWMLHGWFA, via the coding sequence TGCTCTGGGCCTGCATCGCGCTGCCGCGGCTGGCGCTGGACGCCGTCCTCCGGCGCACAGCCGATCTCTCGCAACCGCTGGCGCTGGTCGGCGGGCCGGCGCAGCTGCGCAGCCTGCATGCGGTCAATGCCGCCGCCGCCGCCGCGGGGTTGAAGCCGGGCATGCGCCTCACCGCCGCGCACGCCTTGTGCAGCGAGGTGGCGCTGGTCGAACACGACGCCAGCGCCGATGCACGCTGGCAGCGGTTCCTGGCGGCGTGGGCGTATCGCCACAGCTCACTGGTCAGCACGCAATGGCCGGGCGCGATCGTGCTGGAGGCGCGCGCGAGCTTCCGGCTGTTCGGGCCGTGGCCGCGCTTCGAGGCGCGGCTGCGCGAGGAACTCGCGGGACTCGGCTTCAGCCACCGCATCGCGCTGGCGCCCACGCCGCGCGCGGCGCTGGCGTTCGCGTGGCTGCGCGATGGCTTCGCGGTGACGTCCCTCCCGGCGATGCACGAAGCGCTGGCGCAGGTGCCGGTGCGCCGCGCGGCGCTGCCGGGCACGGCCGGTGCGCGCCTGCACGCGATGGGCGTGCGCACGCTGGGCGCGCTGCGTGCGCTGCCGCGCGACGGCCTGCGGCGGCGCTTCGGCGTGGAGCTGCTCGAGCACCTCGACCGCCTGCATGGCGATGCCGACGATCCGCTGGAGTGCTACGCGCCGCCGGATCATTTCGACGCGCGCATCGAACTCGGCTTCGAGGTGGAAAGCCACCAGGCGCTGCTGTTCCCGCTGCGGCGGATGATCGCCGACCTCGCCACGTATCTCTCGGCGCGCGACGGCGGGGTGCAGCGCTTCACGTTGCGCCTCGAGCACGAGCGCAGCCATGCGCTGCCCTCGCACGCCGCCGACATGGAGCGCGTGCAGGCGCCGGCGCATACCGACGTGGCGGTGGGCCTGCTGGCCGCCGAGCGCGAGGCCACCCTGCTGTTCGAGCTCACCCGCAACCGCCTGGAGCAGGTGGCGCTGCCGGCGCCGGTGGTGGCGATGCGGCTGCTGGCGCGCGAGCTGCCGCCGTTCGTGCCGGCCGCGCGCGACCTGTTCGATACCCGCCCGGCGCAGGCGGTGCCGTGGCCGCAGCTGCGCGAGCGCCTGCGCGCACGCCTCGGCGACGAGGCCGTGCACCGCATCGCGCCCAGCGGTGATCCGCGCCCGGAGCGCGCATGGCGACGCGTGGCGGCCGCGGGCGATGACGCGGCCTGCCTGCAGCCGGCGCCGCCGCGCCCGGCGCGCCCGGCGTGGCTGTTGCCGCGCCCGCTGCCGCTGCGCGGCCGGGTGCGCATCGTGTCCGGACCGGAGCGCCTGGAAAGCGGCTGGTGGGATGGCGATGACGCGCGCCGCGACTATTACGTGCTGGAAACCGCGCAGGGCCAGCGCGCCTGGGCGTTCGCCGCGCCGGGCGAGCTCGGCAACTGGATGCTGCACGGCTGGTTCGCATGA
- a CDS encoding error-prone DNA polymerase has protein sequence MNWDDDHGLPPGVAPDTPGARPPRNVRMQQQMQLALGRADAGRGLVVPGLGAANDASAGVEPHGIDAPAYAELHCLSDFSFLRGAASAEQLFERAALCGYEALAITDECSLAGIVRARDAARITGVKLVVGAEFTLDDGLRLVLLVENRAGYAQLCRVITTARRAAGKGAYQLGRDDLARDAFDDGTTGLFALWLPGQPEEGAWLRDTFGERAFLAVELHRDHDDEARLGALLALAAQAGLTPLAAGDVHMATRRQRVLQDTVTAIRHGLALADCGAHLFRNGERHLRSRRALGNIHPHALLTEAVALARRCTFSLDEVRYDYPAELVPAGETPASHLRKLTEAGMQWRWPDGVPLKVARQIDEELALVAELKYEAFFLTVEDIVRFARGRDILCQGRGSAANSAVCFALGITSVDPAESRLLMARFLSKERNEPPDIDVDFEHERREEVIQYVYGKYGRSRAALAATVIRYRGRSAVRDVAKAFGLPPDQVALLAGCFGWGNGETPMEMRLADAGFDIDNPLIARVLAVTNMLRGRPRHLSQHVGGFVISDAPLWQLVPVENAAMADRTIIQWEKDDLESMGLLKVDCLALGMLTCIRKALGLVRAHRGRDLELATIPKEDKPTYDMVQLADTVGVFQIESRAQMTMLPRLKPKTFYDLVIEVAIVRPGPIQGGMVHPYLRRRQGQEAVTYPSPGIEEILGPTLGVPLFQEQVMELVIHAGYSPEEADGLRRSMAAWRHGGDMEPHRVRIRRLMEDKSYSSEFIDQIFEQIKGFGSYGFPQSHAASFAKLVYASCWLKRHEPAAFACALLNAQPMGFYSPSQIVQDARRGKGARAGVDVLPVDVACSAWDCTLEGEGVAGLMAAPAIRLGLRQIAGLSEAVARAIVAARSQRPFRDIADLCRRAALDEKARSALAEAGALASLAGHRHDARWQVAGIERQRPLLPGSPDEDAVLLPAPGAGEDVLSDYRALGLSLGAHPLALLRDRLRARRLLASRELRGRRHGSAVRVAGIVTQRQKPQTASGTIFVTLEDEDGMVNVIVWPRVAERGRKALLGATLLEVRGRWERVDGVEHLIAGHLHDLSALLGGLRSESRDFR, from the coding sequence ATGAACTGGGACGACGACCACGGCCTGCCGCCGGGCGTCGCGCCGGACACGCCCGGTGCGCGGCCACCGCGCAACGTGCGCATGCAGCAGCAGATGCAGCTGGCGCTGGGCCGCGCGGACGCGGGTCGCGGGCTGGTGGTCCCCGGCCTGGGCGCGGCCAACGACGCGTCGGCGGGCGTGGAGCCGCACGGCATCGACGCGCCCGCCTATGCCGAGCTGCACTGCCTGTCCGACTTCAGCTTCCTGCGTGGCGCGGCCAGCGCCGAGCAGCTGTTCGAACGTGCCGCGCTGTGCGGCTACGAGGCACTGGCGATCACCGACGAATGCTCGCTGGCCGGCATCGTGCGCGCCCGCGATGCCGCGCGCATCACCGGGGTGAAGCTGGTGGTCGGTGCCGAGTTCACCCTCGACGACGGCCTGCGCCTGGTGCTGCTGGTCGAGAACCGCGCCGGCTACGCGCAGCTGTGCCGGGTGATCACCACCGCGCGCCGTGCGGCGGGCAAGGGCGCCTACCAGCTGGGCCGCGACGACCTGGCGCGCGACGCCTTCGATGACGGTACGACCGGCCTGTTCGCCCTCTGGCTGCCGGGGCAGCCGGAAGAAGGCGCGTGGCTGCGCGACACGTTCGGCGAACGCGCCTTCCTCGCCGTGGAGCTGCACCGCGACCACGACGACGAGGCGCGCCTCGGCGCATTGCTGGCGCTGGCCGCGCAGGCCGGGCTCACGCCGCTCGCCGCCGGCGACGTGCACATGGCCACGCGCCGCCAGCGGGTGCTGCAGGACACCGTGACCGCGATCCGCCACGGCCTGGCGCTGGCCGACTGCGGCGCGCACCTGTTCCGCAACGGCGAGCGCCACCTGCGCAGCCGGCGCGCGCTGGGCAACATCCATCCGCATGCGCTTCTGACCGAAGCCGTGGCGCTGGCGCGGCGCTGCACGTTCTCGCTGGACGAGGTGCGCTACGACTATCCGGCGGAACTCGTGCCCGCCGGCGAAACGCCCGCCAGCCACCTGCGCAAGCTCACCGAGGCCGGCATGCAATGGCGCTGGCCGGATGGCGTGCCGCTCAAGGTGGCGCGGCAGATCGACGAGGAGCTGGCGCTGGTCGCGGAGCTGAAGTACGAGGCGTTCTTCCTCACCGTGGAGGACATCGTTCGCTTCGCGCGCGGCCGCGACATCCTCTGCCAGGGGCGCGGCTCGGCGGCGAACTCGGCGGTGTGCTTCGCGCTCGGCATCACCTCGGTCGATCCCGCGGAGAGCCGGCTGCTGATGGCGCGCTTCCTGTCGAAGGAGCGCAACGAGCCGCCCGACATCGACGTCGACTTCGAGCACGAGCGCCGCGAGGAGGTCATCCAGTACGTGTACGGCAAGTACGGGCGCAGCCGCGCCGCGCTGGCCGCCACGGTGATCCGCTACCGCGGCAGGAGCGCGGTGCGCGATGTCGCAAAGGCCTTCGGCCTGCCGCCCGACCAGGTGGCGCTGCTGGCCGGCTGCTTCGGCTGGGGCAACGGCGAGACGCCGATGGAGATGCGCTTGGCCGATGCCGGCTTCGACATCGACAACCCCCTCATCGCGCGCGTGCTGGCGGTGACCAACATGCTGCGCGGGCGGCCGCGGCACCTGTCGCAGCACGTCGGCGGCTTCGTGATTTCCGATGCGCCGCTGTGGCAGCTGGTGCCGGTGGAGAACGCGGCCATGGCCGACCGCACCATCATCCAGTGGGAGAAGGACGACCTGGAGTCGATGGGGCTCTTGAAGGTCGACTGCCTGGCGCTGGGCATGCTGACCTGCATCCGCAAGGCGCTGGGCCTGGTGCGCGCGCACCGCGGCCGCGACCTGGAGCTGGCCACCATCCCGAAGGAAGACAAGCCCACCTACGACATGGTGCAGCTGGCCGACACCGTGGGCGTGTTCCAGATCGAATCGCGCGCGCAGATGACCATGCTGCCGCGGCTGAAGCCGAAGACCTTCTACGACCTGGTGATCGAGGTGGCGATCGTGCGCCCGGGGCCGATCCAGGGCGGCATGGTGCATCCCTACCTGCGCCGCCGGCAGGGCCAGGAGGCGGTGACGTATCCGTCGCCGGGCATCGAGGAGATCCTCGGGCCCACGCTCGGCGTGCCGCTGTTCCAGGAGCAGGTGATGGAGCTGGTGATCCACGCCGGCTACAGCCCGGAAGAGGCCGACGGGCTGCGCCGCTCGATGGCCGCCTGGCGCCACGGCGGCGACATGGAGCCGCACCGCGTGCGCATCCGCAGGCTGATGGAGGACAAGAGCTATTCCTCGGAGTTCATCGACCAGATCTTCGAGCAGATCAAGGGCTTCGGCTCGTACGGATTCCCGCAGAGCCACGCCGCGTCGTTCGCCAAGCTGGTGTACGCCAGTTGCTGGCTCAAGCGCCACGAGCCGGCGGCGTTCGCCTGCGCGCTGCTCAACGCGCAGCCGATGGGTTTCTATTCGCCCAGCCAGATCGTGCAGGACGCGCGCCGCGGCAAGGGCGCGCGCGCAGGCGTGGACGTCCTGCCGGTGGACGTGGCGTGCAGCGCGTGGGATTGCACGTTGGAAGGCGAGGGCGTGGCGGGGCTGATGGCGGCCCCCGCGATCCGCCTCGGCCTGCGCCAGATCGCAGGTCTCTCCGAAGCCGTCGCCAGGGCGATCGTTGCAGCGCGCAGCCAGCGCCCGTTCCGCGACATCGCCGACCTCTGCCGCCGCGCCGCGCTCGATGAAAAGGCGCGCAGCGCGCTGGCCGAGGCCGGGGCGCTGGCGTCGCTGGCCGGGCATCGCCACGACGCGCGCTGGCAGGTGGCCGGCATCGAACGCCAGCGGCCGCTGCTGCCGGGCAGCCCCGACGAAGACGCGGTGCTGCTGCCGGCGCCCGGCGCCGGGGAGGACGTGCTGTCGGACTACCGCGCGCTGGGCCTGAGCCTGGGCGCGCACCCGCTGGCGCTGCTGCGCGACCGGCTTCGTGCGCGGCGGCTGCTGGCCTCGCGCGAGCTGCGCGGCCGCCGCCACGGCAGCGCGGTGCGGGTGGCCGGCATCGTCACCCAGCGCCAGAAGCCGCAGACCGCCAGCGGCACGATCTTCGTGACCCTCGAGGACGAGGACGGCATGGTCAACGTGATCGTGTGGCCGCGCGTGGCCGAGCGCGGGCGCAAGGCGCTGCTCGGCGCCACGCTGCTGGAGGTGCGCGGCCGCTGGGAGCGCGTGGACGGCGTGGAGCACCTGATCGCCGGCCACCTCCATGACCTGTCGGCGCTGCTTGGCGGCCTGCGTTCGGAGTCGCGGGATTTCCGCTGA
- a CDS encoding ABC transporter ATP-binding protein: MLGWFERRLDPFPDTPPRQPPRTLVAFCMHYTRGAGPWLIALAVLGAAIAAAELALYVYLGALVDRLGAHTPATFLAVEGPRLAWMAGLVLVGLPLLVLLDSMVQYQALLGNFPMRIRWNVHRYLLRQSMGYFQDEFAGRIATKLMQTSLAVRETVVKLLDVGVYIVVYVTGAMLAAAASDWRLMLPFAGWIIAYALLMRYFVPRMERVSREQADARSDMTGRIVDSYTNIAVVKLFSHSRREQAYAREAMHGFLGTVYRQMRLGTRVSVANYTLNMLLLASVTGVGVWLWLGDAISAGAVAVAVALALRMVGMSQWIMWELSALFENIGTVQDGISSISLPPTVDDAPGAPELGAVAGDIRFEGVGFHYGKGAGVIDRLDLHVRAGEKIGIVGRSGAGKSTLANLLLRFHDVESGRILIDGIDIASVQQDTLRARIGVVTQDTSLLHRSVRENILYGRPDASEAEMVEAARQAEAHDFILQLGDAEGRHGYDAQVGERGVKLSGGQRQRIAVARVLLKDAPILVLDEATSALDSEVEAAIQGNLYRLMQGKTVIAIAHRLSTIAAMDRLVVMDQGRIVEEGTHAELVAAGGLYAQLWQRQSGGFLA; encoded by the coding sequence CTGCTCGGCTGGTTCGAGCGCAGGCTCGATCCGTTCCCCGACACACCGCCGCGCCAGCCGCCGCGCACGCTGGTCGCGTTCTGCATGCACTACACGCGCGGCGCCGGCCCGTGGCTGATCGCGCTCGCCGTGCTCGGCGCGGCCATCGCCGCCGCGGAGCTCGCGCTGTACGTGTACCTGGGCGCGCTGGTCGACCGGCTGGGCGCGCACACGCCGGCCACGTTCCTGGCCGTGGAAGGTCCAAGGCTGGCGTGGATGGCCGGGCTGGTGCTGGTGGGCCTGCCGCTGCTGGTGCTGCTGGATTCGATGGTGCAGTACCAGGCCCTGCTCGGCAATTTCCCGATGCGCATCCGCTGGAACGTGCACCGTTACCTGCTGCGGCAGTCGATGGGCTATTTCCAGGACGAGTTTGCCGGGCGCATCGCCACCAAGCTGATGCAGACCTCGCTTGCCGTGCGCGAGACGGTGGTCAAGCTGCTCGATGTCGGCGTGTACATCGTGGTGTACGTCACCGGCGCGATGCTGGCCGCCGCCGCGTCCGACTGGCGGCTGATGCTGCCGTTCGCGGGCTGGATCATCGCCTACGCCCTGTTGATGCGGTATTTCGTGCCGCGCATGGAGCGTGTCTCGCGCGAGCAGGCCGATGCGCGCTCGGACATGACCGGCCGCATCGTCGACAGTTACACCAACATCGCGGTGGTCAAGCTGTTCTCGCACTCGCGGCGCGAGCAGGCCTATGCGCGCGAGGCGATGCACGGCTTCCTCGGCACCGTGTACCGGCAGATGCGCCTGGGCACGCGGGTCAGCGTGGCCAACTACACGCTCAACATGCTGCTGCTGGCGTCGGTGACCGGCGTCGGCGTGTGGCTGTGGCTGGGGGACGCCATCAGCGCCGGCGCGGTCGCGGTGGCCGTCGCCCTGGCGTTGCGCATGGTGGGCATGTCGCAATGGATCATGTGGGAACTGTCGGCGCTGTTCGAGAACATCGGCACCGTGCAGGACGGCATCAGCTCGATCTCGCTGCCACCGACGGTCGACGACGCGCCCGGCGCGCCGGAGCTCGGCGCGGTGGCCGGCGACATCCGCTTCGAGGGCGTTGGCTTCCACTACGGCAAGGGCGCCGGCGTGATCGACCGCCTCGACCTGCACGTGCGCGCCGGCGAGAAGATCGGCATCGTCGGCCGCTCCGGCGCCGGCAAGTCGACGCTGGCCAACCTGCTGCTGCGCTTCCACGACGTCGAGAGCGGCCGCATCCTCATCGACGGCATCGACATCGCCAGCGTGCAGCAGGACACGCTGCGCGCGCGCATCGGCGTGGTCACCCAGGACACCTCGCTGCTGCATCGCTCGGTGCGCGAGAACATCCTCTACGGGCGGCCGGACGCCAGCGAGGCCGAGATGGTGGAGGCCGCGCGCCAGGCCGAGGCGCACGACTTCATCCTCCAGCTCGGCGATGCCGAGGGCCGCCACGGCTACGACGCCCAGGTCGGCGAGCGCGGCGTCAAGCTGTCGGGCGGCCAGCGCCAGCGCATCGCCGTGGCACGCGTGCTGCTGAAGGACGCGCCGATCCTGGTGCTGGACGAAGCCACCTCTGCGCTGGACTCGGAGGTCGAGGCCGCCATCCAGGGCAATCTCTACCGGCTGATGCAGGGCAAGACCGTCATCGCCATCGCCCACCGCCTGTCGACAATCGCGGCCATGGACCGGCTGGTGGTGATGGACCAGGGGCGGATCGTCGAGGAAGGCACGCATGCCGAGCTGGTCGCCGCCGGCGGCCTGTACGCGCAGCTGTGGCAGCGGCAGTCGGGTGGTTTCCTGGCCTGA
- a CDS encoding DUF2207 domain-containing protein, with product MSGVASTLRGLLAAALLALAGASQAQERILAYDSEVQVNADGSLDVVERIRVRAEGDNIRRGIYRDFPTRYKDRHGNNVVVGFDVVDVARDGVAEPWFTEGVNNGVRVNTGNDDLLPVPAEYTYTLRFRTTRQVGFFAGHDELYWNAIGHGWDFTIETGSVEVRLPAPVPEDDLVAEGYSGAYGAQGDDFEARIVAPGVARWTLTRPLPPREGLTTVLSFPKGVVAAPTRSDTLWWLLRDNLSLLAAFAGLLLLAAFCLRRWNRIGRDPATGVVIARYDPPRGESPAALRYMMRRGYDNLCLSSELLACAVKGAVTIEREERTLGDAWTLQRNPGPHHIDNDDERRLLEALLPGSAARLALKKDSATRIQAAIATHGKAFAKRFQPAMFSHNGGSIAIACVIFAATVAATLVLTAINHGGGMPWALVPLGLALVVLITFCIVIGAPTPEGRRLLDEIEGFKRYLSVAEQDDLARLAGPASAGGAGPEPRLDAARFEALLPYAVALGVEDAWTRRFTLAVGAAAAAAATAAIGWYQGGNFGSVGNFTKSVGGALGTQIASASSPPGSSSGGGGGGFSGGGGGGGGGGGR from the coding sequence ATGAGCGGCGTGGCATCCACGCTGCGTGGGTTGCTGGCCGCGGCGCTGCTGGCGCTTGCGGGAGCATCCCAGGCGCAGGAGCGCATCCTTGCCTACGACAGCGAAGTGCAGGTCAACGCCGACGGCAGCCTCGACGTGGTCGAGCGCATCCGCGTGCGCGCCGAGGGCGACAACATCCGCCGCGGCATCTACCGCGACTTCCCCACCCGCTACAAGGACCGCCACGGCAACAACGTGGTGGTCGGCTTCGACGTGGTGGACGTGGCGCGCGACGGCGTCGCCGAGCCGTGGTTCACCGAAGGCGTCAACAATGGCGTGCGCGTCAACACCGGCAACGACGACCTGCTGCCGGTGCCCGCCGAATACACCTACACGCTGCGCTTCCGCACCACGCGGCAGGTGGGCTTCTTCGCCGGCCACGACGAGCTGTACTGGAACGCGATCGGTCACGGCTGGGACTTCACCATCGAGACCGGCAGCGTCGAAGTGCGTCTGCCCGCGCCGGTGCCGGAGGACGACCTGGTGGCGGAAGGCTACTCGGGCGCATACGGCGCGCAAGGCGACGATTTCGAGGCGCGCATCGTCGCGCCCGGCGTCGCCCGCTGGACCCTGACCCGCCCGCTGCCGCCGCGCGAAGGCCTGACCACGGTGCTGTCGTTCCCCAAGGGCGTGGTGGCGGCGCCGACGCGCTCGGACACGCTGTGGTGGCTGCTGCGCGACAACCTCTCGCTGCTCGCGGCGTTCGCCGGGCTGTTGCTGCTGGCGGCGTTCTGCCTGCGGCGCTGGAACCGCATCGGCCGCGATCCGGCGACCGGCGTGGTGATCGCCCGCTACGATCCGCCGCGAGGTGAGTCACCGGCGGCGCTGCGCTACATGATGCGACGCGGCTACGACAACCTGTGCCTGTCGTCCGAGCTGCTGGCCTGCGCGGTCAAGGGCGCGGTCACCATCGAGCGCGAGGAGCGCACGCTGGGCGATGCCTGGACGCTGCAACGCAATCCCGGTCCGCACCACATCGACAACGACGACGAACGCCGCCTGCTCGAAGCCCTGTTGCCCGGCAGCGCCGCGCGGCTCGCACTGAAAAAGGACAGCGCCACGCGCATCCAGGCGGCCATCGCCACCCACGGCAAGGCGTTTGCCAAGCGCTTCCAGCCAGCGATGTTCTCGCACAACGGCGGCAGCATCGCGATCGCCTGCGTCATCTTCGCCGCCACCGTGGCGGCCACGCTGGTGCTGACCGCGATCAACCACGGCGGCGGCATGCCGTGGGCGCTGGTGCCGTTGGGTCTCGCGCTGGTGGTGCTGATCACGTTCTGCATCGTGATCGGCGCGCCCACGCCCGAGGGTCGCAGGCTCCTCGACGAGATCGAAGGCTTCAAGCGCTATCTGTCGGTGGCCGAACAGGACGACCTGGCGCGGCTGGCTGGGCCCGCGAGCGCCGGCGGTGCCGGCCCCGAGCCCCGGCTCGACGCCGCGCGCTTCGAGGCCCTGCTGCCGTATGCGGTGGCGCTGGGCGTCGAGGACGCGTGGACGCGCCGCTTCACGCTGGCAGTCGGTGCCGCGGCCGCCGCCGCGGCCACCGCGGCGATCGGCTGGTACCAGGGCGGCAACTTCGGCAGCGTCGGCAACTTCACCAAATCCGTCGGCGGTGCCCTGGGCACGCAGATCGCCTCGGCGTCGTCGCCCCCGGGCAGCTCGTCGGGTGGTGGCGGTGGCGGGTTCTCCGGCGGCGGTGGTGGCGGCGGAGGTGGCGGTGGCCGCTGA
- a CDS encoding LemA family protein — MTAAVVAALLLAAALVAWGVFAFNRLVRLRNQVKTAWADIDVQLQRRHDLVPQLVAAVRGYAGHESALLEAVTALRAQAMAVASPAKLGALEQALEQAVGRLLLLREAYPDLKANQNFAQLQRELVEVEEQLQYARRFYNGAVRDLNDGVQRVPDLVVARAFGFGDAEFFQAAEGGRAAPVVELSR, encoded by the coding sequence GTGACCGCCGCGGTCGTCGCGGCGCTGCTGCTGGCGGCGGCGCTGGTCGCGTGGGGCGTGTTCGCCTTCAACCGCCTGGTGCGGCTGCGCAACCAGGTGAAGACCGCCTGGGCCGATATCGACGTGCAGCTTCAGCGCCGCCACGACCTGGTGCCGCAGCTGGTCGCCGCGGTGCGCGGCTATGCCGGGCACGAGAGCGCCCTGCTCGAGGCCGTCACCGCGCTGCGCGCGCAGGCGATGGCGGTGGCCAGCCCGGCGAAGCTCGGCGCGCTGGAGCAGGCGCTGGAACAGGCGGTCGGCCGCCTGCTGCTGCTGCGCGAGGCCTATCCCGACCTCAAGGCCAACCAGAACTTCGCGCAGCTGCAGCGTGAACTGGTGGAAGTGGAAGAACAGCTGCAGTACGCGCGCCGGTTCTACAACGGCGCGGTGCGCGACCTCAACGACGGCGTGCAGCGCGTGCCCGACCTGGTCGTGGCGCGCGCCTTCGGCTTCGGCGACGCCGAATTCTTCCAGGCCGCCGAAGGCGGACGCGCGGCGCCGGTGGTGGAGCTGTCGCGATGA
- a CDS encoding RNA-binding S4 domain-containing protein, whose product MPRIEFELQGEHVELNQLLKLVGLCDSGGAGKALVAAGAVRVDGTVESRKTAKIRAGQYVLLGDTEIAVLAGDAP is encoded by the coding sequence ATGCCACGCATCGAATTCGAACTCCAGGGCGAGCACGTCGAGCTCAACCAGCTGCTCAAGCTGGTCGGGCTGTGCGACAGCGGCGGCGCCGGCAAGGCGCTCGTGGCCGCCGGCGCGGTGCGCGTGGACGGCACCGTGGAAAGCCGCAAGACCGCCAAGATCCGCGCCGGCCAATACGTGCTGCTGGGCGACACCGAAATCGCGGTGCTGGCGGGCGACGCACCGTGA
- a CDS encoding MAPEG family protein, translating to MTTELQILGWAIVLGLVHLFLDATLKTSQRGLAWNTGPRDGAVPPLDGVAGRVNRSFANFLETFPMFAAAVLAVVVSGQSGERAVLGAQVYFWARVAYIPAYAAGIPYVRSLIWGISLLGILMVLSALF from the coding sequence ATGACCACCGAACTGCAGATCCTGGGCTGGGCGATCGTGCTGGGCCTGGTGCACCTGTTCCTCGACGCCACGCTCAAGACCTCGCAGCGCGGGCTGGCGTGGAACACCGGGCCTCGCGACGGCGCGGTGCCGCCCCTCGACGGCGTGGCGGGCCGCGTCAACCGCAGTTTCGCCAACTTCCTCGAGACCTTCCCGATGTTCGCGGCCGCGGTGCTGGCGGTGGTGGTATCGGGGCAGTCCGGCGAGCGCGCCGTGCTCGGCGCACAGGTCTACTTCTGGGCGCGGGTCGCCTACATCCCGGCATACGCGGCCGGTATTCCCTATGTGCGCAGCCTGATCTGGGGCATCTCGCTGCTTGGCATCCTGATGGTGCTCTCCGCGCTGTTCTGA
- a CDS encoding sigma-70 family RNA polymerase sigma factor, translating to MDSIASTHATDAEAFAALLDRHRGIVFKVAGTYARGADRDDLAQEIAAQLWRAWPRYDPARPFSTWMYRIALNVGISFLRGEGQRRRHAVPLDDALHDVADDNAHDPVHDDGLRLLHGFIATLAPLDRALLLLYLEERSTREMADVLGISDSNVTTRLSRLRQRLREHAANQGHH from the coding sequence ATGGACAGCATCGCCAGCACACACGCCACCGACGCCGAGGCCTTCGCCGCGCTCCTCGACCGGCACCGCGGCATCGTCTTCAAGGTTGCCGGCACCTATGCCCGCGGCGCCGACCGCGACGACCTCGCGCAGGAGATCGCCGCGCAGCTGTGGCGCGCCTGGCCGCGCTACGACCCCGCGCGGCCGTTCTCGACCTGGATGTACCGGATCGCGCTGAACGTCGGCATCTCGTTCCTGCGCGGCGAGGGCCAGCGCCGCCGGCACGCGGTGCCGCTGGACGACGCCCTGCACGACGTCGCCGACGACAACGCCCACGACCCGGTGCACGACGACGGCCTGCGCCTGCTGCACGGCTTCATCGCCACCCTCGCACCGCTCGACCGTGCACTCCTCCTGCTTTACCTCGAGGAGCGCAGCACGCGCGAGATGGCCGACGTGCTCGGCATCTCCGACAGCAACGTCACCACCCGCCTTTCCAGGCTGCGCCAGCGGCTGCGCGAGCACGCCGCCAACCAGGGACACCACTGA
- a CDS encoding general secretion pathway protein GspB, which yields MSLILEALRKSEAERRRGEVPGLRVELPPLGSTTRRGMPAWGWLALAGTAVAAVLAFVLLRGVDPAAVEANGGNAAVGDDLAHAVATPPPAPGDARQAGDPDRGDVGMDTLPSVERIVAQTPEPPPAQPQAAVGTTAAGTTALPAGATATAMTPDADVPRVSALPAPPVAHPLPPPAAPQPAAPVPAPMPAQDLPRIAELPASQRERLPALKMTMHMWNADPARRFVIVDGRRLVEGDRVGEATVRTIDADGVVLELDGQVLRLPLR from the coding sequence ATGTCGCTGATCCTCGAAGCCCTGCGCAAGTCCGAAGCCGAACGCCGCCGCGGTGAAGTCCCCGGGCTGCGCGTCGAACTGCCGCCGCTGGGTTCGACCACGCGCCGTGGCATGCCGGCGTGGGGCTGGCTTGCGCTCGCCGGCACCGCCGTCGCCGCGGTGCTGGCGTTCGTGCTGCTGCGCGGCGTCGACCCGGCGGCCGTAGAGGCCAACGGCGGCAATGCCGCTGTCGGCGACGACTTGGCGCACGCGGTTGCCACGCCGCCGCCCGCGCCGGGCGATGCACGCCAGGCAGGTGATCCTGATCGCGGCGACGTCGGCATGGACACCCTGCCCAGCGTCGAGCGCATCGTCGCGCAAACGCCCGAGCCCCCACCTGCGCAACCACAGGCTGCCGTCGGCACGACTGCGGCTGGCACAACAGCGCTACCCGCAGGCGCCACGGCAACGGCGATGACACCGGATGCCGACGTTCCCCGTGTTTCCGCCTTGCCAGCTCCCCCGGTGGCTCACCCGCTGCCACCACCCGCAGCGCCACAGCCCGCTGCCCCCGTGCCCGCGCCGATGCCGGCCCAAGACTTGCCGCGCATCGCCGAACTCCCCGCCAGCCAGCGCGAGCGCCTGCCCGCGCTGAAGATGACCATGCACATGTGGAACGCCGACCCGGCGCGGCGTTTCGTGATCGTCGACGGCCGGCGGCTGGTGGAGGGCGACCGCGTCGGCGAAGCCACGGTGCGCACGATCGATGCCGATGGCGTGGTGCTGGAGCTCGATGGACAAGTGCTGCGCCTGCCCCTGCGCTAG